ACCTGAGCCGCGAGTTCACGGGTAGGCGTCAGGATCAAGGCACGCAAGGTGCGCTTGGAAGATTCTTTCTGTTGCATCAACTGCAACAAGGGCAGGGTGAAGCCTGCCGTTTTGCCGGTGCCGGTTTGCGCGCTGGCAAGAATGTCCTTGCCGGCGAGAATGGGCGGTATGGCTTGTTGTTGTACGGGGGTCGCTGTCGTGTAGCCCTGTTCTTCTACAGCACGCAGCAATTCGGCCGAAAGGCCGAGTTCTTTAAATAACATTGATTGTAGCTCCGAATCGTCTGACCAATGGCGACCAATGCCGCGACGGGTTCGGTCCAGACTTGGATTCTTGAGTGACTTCAGGCTGCGGATTGCAAGCCAGAAGTAAGTGGCGCAGACCGAAGTGCGCCAAGACGCGGCGGACTATAACAGAGTGAAGCGGAATTGGAAGGGCATGGCGCAACCGGTTTCGCAGCGATGCCGTTGCGGCTGGAGGCCGGGTGCGGGGCTGCGGCCAGTTACTGGCGCTTAGGCCGCGCTCTCGCAGCGATTGCGGCCGTTTTCTTTCGCCTTGTATAACGCGCTATCAGCTGCTTCAAATAAGTCGGCAGCGCTCTCCATGTTGTCAGCATAGGTGGCAATGCCGATGCTGACCGTGACGTTGCGATTGGGCCATGCATGGCGTTGGACAGCGCGGCGGGTCCGTTCGGCTATGACCCGTGCACCTTGCGTATCCGAACCGGGGAGTAACACCACAAATTCCTCGCCGCCGAAACGACCGACGGAATCGTAAACGCGGGTGACATCCTTCAACAAGGCACCCAGCATTTCGAGGATTTTGTCGCCCGCTTGATGGCCGTAGGTGTCGTTGAATGACTTGAACTCATCAACGTCGATGACCAGTAATGAGAATAAGGATTGTTCTCTCTTTGCTCTATCGAATTCTTCTGCCAGGCGAGTGCGCAAGCCGCGTCGGTTAAGCAGGCCGGTCAGTACATCAGTGACAGACTGCACGCGAAGGTTGGCATGGGATTCGTCCATTTTGCGTTTGTAGTCTTCGAGGCGCGCGACGTGATCGCCCTGATCAAGCAGTGATTGCTCGATATTCTCGATGTCATGCCGCATCTCAAGCTGGCTCACGACGAGTCGGGAGAGCAGACGCAACGCATCCGCCTGCGCTAAGGTCAGTTCACGCGGTTGCCTGTCGATGACACACAAGGTTCCGAGGGCTTCGCCGCTGGGCGCTACCAGTGGCACACCGGCGTAGAAGCGAATGTCGGGTTCGCCGGTCACCAACGGGTTTTGTTCAAAACGCGCATCTTTGCTGGCGTCGTTAACAATGAAAACATCGTCCGGGGTCATGATTGAATGGGCGCAAAACGCGTGCTCGCGCGGCGTCTCCTGGGCGTCCGGACCGACACGGGACT
The DNA window shown above is from Woeseia oceani and carries:
- a CDS encoding sensor domain-containing diguanylate cyclase, with product MNSVPIPENDADRIRKLQAYSILDTLPEQDYDDITRLASLICESPISLISLVDEHRQWFKSRVGPDAQETPREHAFCAHSIMTPDDVFIVNDASKDARFEQNPLVTGEPDIRFYAGVPLVAPSGEALGTLCVIDRQPRELTLAQADALRLLSRLVVSQLEMRHDIENIEQSLLDQGDHVARLEDYKRKMDESHANLRVQSVTDVLTGLLNRRGLRTRLAEEFDRAKREQSLFSLLVIDVDEFKSFNDTYGHQAGDKILEMLGALLKDVTRVYDSVGRFGGEEFVVLLPGSDTQGARVIAERTRRAVQRHAWPNRNVTVSIGIATYADNMESAADLFEAADSALYKAKENGRNRCESAA